TGTGCATTTGTTGATGCAGAAATGCAACATCATATGTTGAGGTTGAGGAATTTAAAGGATAAAACACTACacttttcttattgtcaacaaagaAAAGATGGGCTAATGCCTGCACACTATACACAAGTGTGTAGGTATAATCTGTTCTTCCACTGATGAGGTTTACTGATGTGCACATAATTACTCTCCTGCTTTATTGTCAACAAagcccatgaaaagaccaaaaacaagaATGCATTAACCCCTCTCTAAATACTTTCTGATCTCCTCAACCTGGTTTTAGCACTCAGTCCCAAAACCATCAGAGGTAACTCTTTACAAAAGACTCACAAATACATAGTTTCATCTCTAAAAAACAGCTGTGCACTGTTGATCAGCTCATTTGAGGTTTTAGGTTTTTTcctgggatttgttgacaagaGGAAAATTATGCTGGTATCCCAGCACGAATGGTGTGAAGTCATGTCCAAAAAGGAAGAGCGAGCGACTCACTCTCCTCCCTTATTGAAGAGCACCGTTGCCCAGCCGTCTATGAAGCCCGGCTCCCTGGTGAACCACAGGAGCACCAGCAGGACGAAGATGGTGAGCACCGCCACCTCAGCAAACTTCATGGGCCCCAGCTTACTGTACTCCTCCCTCATCACTCTGTACGCCTCCTTATCTCTGTCGCTTTCAATGCCGCAGCCGAATGACTGCTTCAGGCTGAGGAGAGAGGTACAAAGTGCAAAAATGCTGCAGACTGATCAACAAATCAAGGAAAGGTTTGAAGATTTATAAGCATGGACTAATTTCAGTGTACTGGTTGAACTTTTAggtaaatatattttcatagtGGTGTCGTTGTATGGAATACCAAATATTGAGACTTGTTAGTTTGTTTatcaatcaaaatgaaatatgactTTCCTTATTGCTTCACCAAATActagaaaaaaacaagtcatgTTGAGGCACATAAAAATTGTTTGTTAGCAATcttcagacagagacaggctaACTGTCTCTCTCATTTCCACTCTTTGTGCTAAGGTAGGCCAACAGGCTGCTGGATGAAGCTCTGTATCTAATGATTGTCTTCATCTAATGTTTCCCAAAATACTGAAGAATTTTGTAAGGTgctttaagacatttttctgGTGTACATGCAGGAGGTCAGTTCAACCTAAACGCAAAAATTTGATGTGTGCAATGTGTGCAGGATCCTCCACAGATCTCACTGCAGACCGTTTTTAGTACTTTTCTGCGTTACGAAACAAATCCTTAAAAATCGAAAAAATGATGTGCACGGCTAAGTACTGATTAGTGTAAGTGGGACAatttttcagcattttgggCTAAATGACCATTTAAACATGAAGCTGATGTTGCCTTACTTGAAGCCCAGGAACAGAAACTGAAGCCAGAACCAGGTCAACACCAGCATGAGCACCATGTTGGGAAAAGCAAAGCCAAACCAGCTGGCAAAGTTGATCACCTGACCATTGCCTGGGAAGAGCcttcacaaaacaaaagaaagacggagagaTGAGAGCAGGAAAAGGGGGACAAACAGGACAATCAGCTGTTACATGCATGGAATAATattctgctgtgtttctcaATGCCTTACTCGTCGATTTGACCCTTAAGGATGATGTTAGGGGTCGTGCCAGTGAGCGTGGCCGTGCCTCCGATACTGgcagagtaacacacactcagactcatCCCTTTTGTCAGGAGTTCATACTTTGCCTCAACTGCTCTTCTCCTGGACTCCTGCAGTGACTCTGGATTCCACTCATGTTCATCTGCTGCCCAAGATATTCAGTAAGTTAAACTTAGTGGACAGATCACTGTTTAGAAGACCACAACCCATCTATCTAGCAGACATTTTTACTTACGGACTCCTTCCTCCAGCTGAGTCTTGGTCCCCGGCTGTTTCTCGTCGGTCATTTGCTGTTTAGTTTGACTGGTCTCAAGCTCAAATGCGTGGTTGTCCTCGGCTGCAGCCTGAAAGTCTCGAGCGTCCGCCTGGGCCTCCGTgtctttcagctgctgcagcacagcctGGGCGATGGGCAGCATCATGGCTGTGGTGGCCGTGTTGCTGATCCACATGGACAGGAAGGCTGAGACTATCATGAATCCCATCATCAACCTGAGAGAGAGCAGTCAGTGAGaacagtggtggtggtggtgatcagATCAAAATGAAGACTACCATaatgttcatgtattttttcagtattttaaataTAACAATTTTTCCAGGTTTCATTTTGCTGTTCTGCTTCATAatagaataaagaataaagaataaagaaaatttACTCCCACATCAAAGTCAATGGTATTTCATGAGCATGTGTAATTTCTCAGTTTTTTCAGCACAGTATCtacctctttctgtcttttctcacaAAGTACCAAAACATAGGGAAAAGTGAATCAATTATGTTGGTTCAACTACGGTGGCCATGAAAGCTTAATGCACTGCAActgaagaaaacacatgcagaatttagaaaagaaagaagaagagctCATGGATGGTCATGAACCAATGTAAGTTTTTTAGTTCTGAGAATCTGATTGTGTGATTAAGATATTTGCTGTTAACACAGGATCAGTGCTTTAACGGTTCCTACCCAACAAATTCAATTAATGGTACATCATGCAATTATGCAATCATAATGTTTCTGTATGTGGTTTCTGTTTGCAGTGAGTTTCTGTTACaggttttctcacttttttaaCGTTGATTCTAAATGCAATTTTatagagctgtttttttttcttcttttgctgttgttttgttatgtGCATCCTTAAGTTCCAGTGCattgagctctcagggccactTTTCTCAATATAAGATTAAATGACTTGTTAAGATGTGTGCTTTTTGCAGTTGAAGCCTCTGGTTGTTGTGGAGGAATCTCTCAAAGatatgaatgaattaatcatcTGGAATAGACACAAGTCAGTTTTTATATCATGAGAAGTCCTGCATGGaggaaatgtcaaaatgtctatAGATATTTTTGTAGGGACTATTGACTCTCTGGTCACAGCTGTCTCTTTGCAGTCTGCTGTAGTGTACACTGGTGAGCTGTATCACAAGGCCTTCTTACAGGGACGGACGAACACCAACCAGCAGCAAAACTCGGAGAGCGATTCGCTTATGAAGGTTCCAGTGCTCCACTGCAATGGCCACCAGCAGGCCGCCAATGAACAGCATGTTTGAGTCTTTCAGATACTCAACACTGACCTGAAACAGATCACACAGACACTAGCTTCAGGAGGGGAATCAAAAAATCCAAACATGCAGAACAAACAGAGCAAGCTTTAGTAGCAACCTGATGATCTGCTGTACCGTACAGGTAATGCATTATCCATTTTTTACAGgcaataaatgtaaaacactgGGATCAGCAGAGCTGCCTGTTCTTCTGGCCGTCTGTTTTCTAGCTGATCCTGACCTCTACCCTCTTCATCTTGGAGGCCAAGAAAAGAAATATGAGGTCAAAGTGAGGCAAGGCCTCACTGTAAAATCTCAAACAACAGAGGACTGCACAGCAAGTTCAGCTGCACCTAACTTATGTTGGCCAATtgtttctcttccctcttctgATTGCCTGTTCACAGTGTGGAGTCCCATTACAGAACTCACTTACACTCCaaatagaaatgtttctgttcctgttacCCAGGGCGGCTCATAACACCTTGTGCAAGGCGAAGTAATATTATAGCAAATCCTTAGAAAACTCTAGATATTTCTACCAAAATATCCAAGAACTTTATAGTCATAAGCAGCAATATTTGCAGACAGGTGTCAACAAAGTACAGCTATATATAGTATAAGCTGGCATATTGATGTTGATGCCAAGCGCCCTGTCATTCTAGTGCTACTAGACCTCAAATCTGCCTTTGACACCGTGGACCACACAGTCCTCCTGTCTCGTCTGAACCAATATGCTGGCATCAATGGCACCGCACTTAAGTGGTTCACCTCCTACCTCACCGATCGGAGCTTTTCGGTAATGATTGGTGACCTGTCCTCCTCTCGCGTCTCTCACTTGTGGGGTGCCACAAGGTTCGATTCTTGGCCCGACCCTGTTTTCCCTTTAAATGCTGCCGCTGGGGTCAATTATGGCAAAGCACAATCTGTCGTTCCACTTTTATGTGGACGACATTCAGATCTACCTACCAGTGCAACCAACAAAAAGTGAGCTCTGAGTATCTTAACCAGTTGTCTTAATGATTTTAAGCAGTGGCTGTCGTCCAACTTCttacttttaaatgaaaacaaaacgaAATATATTGTATTTGGGGATATGGATATATCAGATGTTGGTTCAATAACCTTCAGACCAACGGTTAAAAACCTTGGGGTGACGTTTGACAGTGGACtgaaatttgataaaaaatCAACACAGTAGTTAGGGCTAGTTTCTTTCAGTTGTGTCTCTTGGCCAAAGTCAAGCCTTTTCTTACGCATACTGACCTTGAAAAAGCCATCCATGCGTTTATCAGCTCAAGACTGGACTACTGTAATGCACTGTATATTGGCATCTCCCAGTCGTCCATCAGTCGTCTGCAACTTGTACAAAATGCCGCAGCCCGGCTTTTAACAAACACCCGCAGACGAGAGCACATCACCCCTGTCCTCTACTCTCTCCATTGGCTGCCAGTGCAGTCaagaattgtttttaaaattttaatgtttgtttttaaagctcttaATGGTCTCGCCCTGCCATAATTGTCTGAGCTTTTAAATTTACGGGTCCAAAAAAGAGCTTTGAGGTCTTCTGATCAGCGCCCACTTGAAGTCCCCAGGACGCATTACAAACATTGGGGTGACCGCTCATTCTCTGCTGCCACACCCAAGCTCTGGAACAAGCTCCCCCCTGATACGCGCACCATCACTGACCTCggtctttttaaatcaaaactcAAAACCTCCCTGTTCAGAAAGGCTTTTAATACCTAGTTGCATGTGACATGCATGTGGCACAAAGATGTAAATAAGAACTGTACCTGTTCAGCTTCCATGATGCCCATCATAGGGAAGAGAATGACTGGCAGGAGGGCAGTGACAGCCAGAGGCATACACTCCGTACACCAGTACAGAGCCATGAGGATGATGGCATAACCGCATTTCGCTTcctatgaacacacacacacacacacacacacacaccgttcaGGCCAAATGCTCTGCATGAGAAGCGGCAAACACTGGATCATCAATGCagcattttgttattttacatcTGAAATATGCTGAAACATGCAAAGACACATGTGTGATACAGATAAAGATGTTTGGCACAGCCGAAGACACAATTTCAGTGAAGCCCACACAGGGTTTCAACTTTCATGTCCTTTCTTTTATCTCCAGCCTCTCTTTAAAAGGCAATAAGACTTTACCCATGCAGATAGCAGTAACCCTTGAtcataaaacaaacagtttgtCGTGTTCTTGTCTTACAAGATAACTCTTTATGGGTTCCCAGTAAAATCCTTTTTCataaaaactgtttaaactACCCGACACAAAACTTTCCATTGCCACATAAACGAGACCTTGCTCTGCACTTTGAGTGAGTgatatttggggaaaaaaacatcatttcttTCTTGAGTTAGATTAGAGGACTGATACCATTATCATGTCTGCACACTAAATATGGAGCAATGGTTACCCTTGCTCAATTTAGCTTATCTTATCCAATCTTAGCTGATCTTATCTTAAATACTGGAAATCTGGCTCAGGCATAACAAAATCTGCCCACTATCACACTCAAGGTCACTAATTAACGCATTACatcatacacatatatatatatctaatatagaaaaatgtttttggatatatatagatagataaatagataggGTTCACATGTGGTTCAAGATCAACTGCACTTTGTGCACTGTTATCCCACCTTTGTCTcctttaatcaattaatcaatcaatccttataaagcgccaattcataataaacattatctcaagacattTTCTGTAGCGCATGTCGAGACCAAACCCtttttaaatacagtaaataatttaGACACATAATCATGTGACCACGTTTGGAATGTGATCTTGGTTTGAAGTGGACTGCCGACCTGATGAGTGATAAGTGCAGCACACAATAAATGTGTCCATGTAACATTACGCTCTGATTTACCGTGGATGTATATTCTCAGTAACTCACTTCTATGTAACTATTGTAACAAAATCCCCTTTGACAGCTTGAAGGTGCATGTTGTCCAGACACTGAAAAACTTCTATGTCCAATAATagaatcattttgaaataatctCACATTTCTATGTGAAAAAGTCTGATTTCCCTTTCATTTTTAGATATTCATTGTTCAGATTCATTGTTCAGATTCACAGCCATGATATCTTAACATGTGATTGTagcattttataaataattgtGGTTAAATCACTCATACAACATCAAACACTTCATCTCCCATGTGGGATTTCCTTGGCATGAATTGAGCTACTGACACATGCAGAGCAATGTTTCTTGAAATTTcctgaaaatgtcaaaagttacataatttattcatttataccAACATGAAACAAATGTTTGGGATGCCAGTTGGTGGGTTAATTGTAATTGTACTCAAGGTCTATGAAATTCTTTAGACAAATATTTGATGTGCATGTGAAACTGCATGTGCACTTGTATTGCAATTCCCAGCAGGTGATAATAAGCAGGACAGGACAAGCATCATGAATGTTTCCATTCATTATGTACCTCTCTGACATGTGCGCTACATTGaaggacagaaatagaaaaaagggGCACAGACAGGATTCAAACACCACAACTGTTACCTGTTTTAGTCTCTGGAAAACACTTGTAGTGTTCTCTCAGTTAAGATAAACActgattaattaaaatattaccTCCATTTTCCATCCTGCCACATCAAGGAGGGTTCTTATATGTATgcataacattttaaatgtataaaatcaataaacataAAAAGTTACCTCCatgtccacacaaacacactcaccgATGTGGGGATGACAAGCGGCAGGGGAAGTAATGCAAGTGGaatgacaatgatgatgatgaagtttcTGTGATGCCACAGCCACTTTAACCAACTCATAGTCATGTTTCTGCTGGAAAAGCAGACAAAGAAACCAGAAGCGAAAAACTTTCCAGAAGCGTCTCAGGTAACTCAGAGACAGGTAAGAGCTGCACAGCACGGTCAGGTGAGCTAACAGTAAAGCACAAGTGAAGCTGGGAGATGTGCTGCTCAGAGAACCACTGATGTAATGAGACCAAAATGCAACAATCTACTGTTTCTATCTCTTGTCACCACATCAAACATTAACTCAACACGGAAGAGATCGCAGTCCTTGATAAAGAGAGGAGGGTAACAGCACGGgtagagagaggtggaggaatTAACAAATGAGGAGAAAGATCCAAAGATCCAAAGCAGCTCAGGTGTAACCAAAGGTCGGGTGCTGTGCACGTGCTGAGAGAGGAATCAGGACATGTAGCCAATTAGTCTGCCACAAGTTTACTAAAGCTGAATGTTTATATGCAGGCTCGGTTATAACTTGGAATTAAGAAACACGGCTctgcaaaaacagcagaaattaTGAAGGTTTGTCAGTTaaataattgaatttaaattttattagcattttatttctatttctatgtgACTTGTTTAAAGTCTACAGCAAGTAAATCTGACAGTTTTACATTTATCAGTTTCTGACCGTTTTTGTTGGACAGTTTTTGCTCCCGGCTAAATTAAGAGAATAGCTCCAATTAAGTCgtaaaacacactgtaaaccATATTAAATCCAAACAAGTGCTCTTGTTGCCGCTGTTGCATCACAGACAGCATGTGTGGAGAATTAAGCGAGTCAGTGTGGTAAGAatgaaaattatatattaataactAACTTACCTAGAGATTAATACTTGTCTTTCAAAACTATTacagaaaattaaatttaattaaattaaattaaagatgtaaatatcTGTGAAGGGGCTGCATTGAGGCTAACAGATATATAACAAATATTAACACTATATTTTCATAAACTCACTAGTGATTAATCAAACAATGGGAGCTTTACTGCTGGCTGAATACTTAGTAACTGAAATTGTATCCCTTAAATTGCAGAATGCTACTGAGCTGCACACCACGTTAGTGCAGATTTTATGATGGCACCATCTGTAATGAAATGCTCAAAGGTTTGCTGATTGTTGTGCTCCAAAAAAGAATCCTCGATTTGTTGTAAGAAGGGTGGCTGACGAATGCATTGGCTGGATTAATATTTGACATGCCAATAAAAAACTGCACATATAAATTGGTACATAACGTCTTATCAGACAAAAGCTCAGTTATGGGTAGAAGAGGCGTATAAAATCTTAATTTCTCAGTCAGCGAGCTCGCACAGATAATTTGTTATAGGTTGTAATAATTCATCACTTATTTAAGTTGCTGTGAGTCATTTTCTCCATAAAAACAATACAGTAAAGATGTCATGACCAGTCAGCATTTATCCAAAGGAATCATTAAGTATTCAAAGTGCCTGTAATCATACtaaatatgtttatatattataaagaaataaaccCAGGTGATATAATCAGGGTTGGTGATTGGCTTGAGTTTTAGACCTAAACTTTGAAACAGTTTGTGTTATAAAGTGTTAAAGATGTGCAGTTTGAAAGTAGTGGGCATCTACCTAATGAAAGACACAGTTAAATTGTATTATGGGAGATGTGTGACCCATCGTTCTTGGAGCTTTATCCATGCCAAAGATACAAAAGATGGTTCATTACAAGCTGTGCCACGTGTATGAAATAGtaaacacttcctgtgtgctATTGTACTTCTATGACATCACGATAATAATGAAGAACACTGTCACTTTAATTTTTTGTGTCTCAAAACGCTCTTCTACAGTCTCTATCTCCTTTTCTATTCTTTTTGTATTCTAGTTTTATGCATCTCATATTAataattcttttatttccttcttaTCTGTACTTGTTTTATATTCTGTTGTTCTGCtaaaacatcagatttttttttctggggaTCAAAATCTCAAAATACATCAATCTGAAAGATTGACAACCTTGTCAATAATACAACACTCATCTGTGTGACACTTCTGTgctttttctgctctgtgttccTTTAAGTGGTCTTGTAAaatattaagttttattaaGTGACATGTTATTAGAGCTTTGGCAGCAACCCAAGTTAAGTGATACACTGAGAACCAAAGTCCATCGGCCCCATTGATCTGTCCTCGCCAGGTTTATGGACAGTTTTCACTGCACTTcacaaaagacaaataaattTTCAATCACTGACTTCCGTCATTGTCTGGACTGGTTTATCCAGAGCTGGACCAATACGCTACTGCAGGGCCGGACATGCTTCAGTTTGAGGAGGcctaacacactaacactctttgactgaacattttgtttcagaGTTTAACAGAGCGATGAGGACATGATAACGTCACTTAAAAATCTGTCTGCAGGCTTCAGCTTTCTGCCTGGTTCTGATGGGCTGTTTCAGCCTGTGCGTCTCTCCGTGGTGCTGAATCCGATCATTAACTTCTGTCATAAAATCTCCTGTTGTTCATATAAATGTCAATgataaagtgaaattaaattaaattaaaacaaggTACTCCTCAGAGTATATTAAATATGCCACTTTAGCTGCCAGGGCTAAATTTGGAAGGCTTTGTGTTTGCTTTAGGGTTGTTTTTGTACACCAGGGATCAATAGAGGAAAAGCGCTGCCCTGGTTACACAATGTTTGAGCTGTTTGAGCTCCCTCACTCTCCCAGTCACTCAACCAGAAgttacatatacagtacatatcgACTTTTGCACTTTCTAGTCTGGTTtgttattttgagtttgaacCATTTTCCTAATACAGAAGTATTCAGCTAAACAGACCATCAATGCAAGATTTATTCTAAATTGTATTTAACTCTAACTTATTttccaaataaatgaaataaccAAGAAACtgatattttccattttccagaCAACTGAAAAGTCAGTGGGTATGTTTTGTGCCATACAGTGATCATATTTGGATGATGTTTCAGACAGGGACAGACTGGAAAGAGATCAGCCATCACAGTTTAATGATTATCACAGCAGACTGTTGACCAATCAGGAAAGCAGACGCCTGGAGGTCAAACAGCTCCTGAAACATTTCGATCATCTgcacacagtgctgctgcacCCCAAAGTGGGCCACTCAAATCGAACCCGTCTGCCTGCAGTTCACTGGTGTTAGCAGG
This window of the Pempheris klunzingeri isolate RE-2024b chromosome 14, fPemKlu1.hap1, whole genome shotgun sequence genome carries:
- the slc13a2 gene encoding solute carrier family 13 member 2 — protein: MTMSWLKWLWHHRNFIIIIVIPLALLPLPLVIPTSEAKCGYAIILMALYWCTECMPLAVTALLPVILFPMMGIMEAEQVSVEYLKDSNMLFIGGLLVAIAVEHWNLHKRIALRVLLLVGVRPSLLMMGFMIVSAFLSMWISNTATTAMMLPIAQAVLQQLKDTEAQADARDFQAAAEDNHAFELETSQTKQQMTDEKQPGTKTQLEEGVHEHEWNPESLQESRRRAVEAKYELLTKGMSLSVCYSASIGGTATLTGTTPNIILKGQIDELFPGNGQVINFASWFGFAFPNMVLMLVLTWFWLQFLFLGFNLKQSFGCGIESDRDKEAYRVMREEYSKLGPMKFAEVAVLTIFVLLVLLWFTREPGFIDGWATVLFNKGGDFVSDGTIAILMSMLFFVIPSQLPKFGGYGHNDEGNLVQCPSTLLNWQVVHERMPWNIILLLGGGFALAAGSEESGLSKWLGESLAPLEKIPAYAISLLLCLLVATFTECSSNTATTTLFLPILASMAVAIKIHPLYVMLPCTIAASLAFMLPVATPPNAIAFSFGKLKVMDMVKAGFMLNIIGILTTNLGINTWGYVMFDMHIFPQWANTSHTQP